A single region of the Streptomyces sp. ITFR-16 genome encodes:
- a CDS encoding alpha-1,4-glucan--maltose-1-phosphate maltosyltransferase, whose amino-acid sequence MIGRIPVLDVRPLVDCGRRPAKAVAGETFQVTATVFREGHDAVAANVVLRDPNGRPGPWTPMRELAPGTDRWGADVTPGAEGRWTYKVEAWSDPVATWRHAAQIKIPAGIDTALVLAEGAELYERAAGGVPKRDGREAVLAAVDALRDESRPASARLAAALTPEADAVLARHPLRELVTASRPQPLVVERRRALYGSWYEMFPRSEGARTEPAKPPRKGSKAAPGPDRIISGTFRTAAERLPAIAAMGFDVVYLPPVHPIGTTHRKGPNNSLSPAPHDVGVPWAIGSAEGGHDAVHPDLGTLEDFGHFVETARNLRMEIALDFALQCSPDHPWVEKHPEWFHHRPDGTIAYAENPPKKYQDIYPIAFDKDMGGIVTESVRILRFWMDQGVRIFRVDNPHTKPVIFWEKVIAEINRTDPDVIFLAEAFTRPAMMRTLASIGFQQSYTYFTWRNSRQEITEYVTELAGETASYMRPNFFVNTPDILPGYLQEGGRPAFEARAVLAATLSPTWGVYAGYELCENTPVRHGSEEYLDSEKYEIRPRDWDAAEREGRSLAPLITTLNRIRRRHPALQQLRDVHFHSSDNDALIVYSKRSGSNIVLMVVNLDPHHTQEATVSLDMPQLGLDRHESVPVRDELTGTSYHWGRTFYVRLEPGVTPAHIAVLRPSPPTGGSPTP is encoded by the coding sequence ATGATCGGTCGCATTCCCGTCCTCGACGTCCGCCCGCTCGTCGATTGCGGAAGAAGGCCCGCCAAGGCCGTTGCCGGTGAGACCTTCCAGGTCACCGCGACGGTCTTCCGCGAGGGCCATGACGCGGTCGCGGCCAATGTCGTCCTGCGGGATCCGAACGGACGGCCGGGCCCGTGGACCCCGATGCGCGAGCTGGCTCCGGGCACCGACCGCTGGGGCGCGGACGTGACGCCGGGCGCGGAGGGCCGCTGGACGTACAAGGTCGAGGCCTGGAGCGATCCGGTGGCCACCTGGCGGCATGCGGCACAGATCAAGATCCCGGCGGGCATCGACACCGCGCTGGTCCTCGCCGAGGGCGCCGAGCTGTACGAACGGGCCGCAGGCGGTGTGCCGAAGCGGGACGGGCGCGAGGCGGTGCTGGCCGCGGTCGACGCCCTGCGCGACGAGTCCCGGCCCGCCTCCGCCCGGCTGGCCGCGGCGCTCACCCCCGAGGCGGACGCGGTGCTCGCCCGCCACCCCCTGCGTGAGCTGGTCACGGCGTCGCGCCCGCAGCCGCTCGTGGTCGAGCGCCGGCGCGCGCTCTACGGCTCCTGGTACGAGATGTTCCCCCGCTCCGAGGGCGCGAGGACCGAACCGGCGAAGCCGCCGCGCAAGGGCTCCAAGGCGGCCCCCGGCCCGGACCGGATCATCAGCGGCACCTTCCGTACGGCCGCCGAACGGCTCCCGGCGATCGCCGCCATGGGGTTCGACGTGGTCTATCTGCCGCCCGTCCACCCCATCGGCACGACCCACCGCAAGGGGCCCAACAACTCCCTGTCCCCCGCCCCGCACGACGTGGGCGTGCCCTGGGCGATCGGTTCGGCCGAGGGCGGGCACGACGCGGTCCACCCGGATCTCGGCACGCTGGAGGACTTCGGGCACTTCGTCGAGACGGCCCGCAATCTGCGCATGGAGATCGCGCTCGATTTCGCCCTCCAGTGCTCGCCCGACCACCCCTGGGTGGAGAAGCACCCCGAGTGGTTCCACCACCGCCCGGACGGCACCATCGCCTACGCGGAGAACCCGCCGAAGAAATACCAGGACATCTATCCGATCGCCTTCGACAAGGACATGGGCGGAATCGTCACGGAGTCCGTACGCATCCTGCGGTTCTGGATGGACCAGGGGGTGCGGATCTTCCGGGTCGACAATCCGCACACCAAGCCGGTGATCTTCTGGGAGAAGGTGATCGCCGAGATCAACCGCACCGATCCCGATGTGATCTTCCTGGCCGAGGCATTCACCCGTCCCGCGATGATGCGCACCCTCGCGAGCATCGGATTCCAGCAGTCGTACACGTACTTCACCTGGCGCAACAGCCGTCAGGAAATCACCGAGTACGTGACGGAACTGGCCGGTGAGACCGCCTCGTACATGAGGCCCAATTTCTTCGTGAACACCCCCGACATCCTTCCGGGATACCTCCAGGAGGGCGGCAGACCCGCCTTCGAGGCACGGGCGGTGCTCGCGGCGACCCTCTCCCCCACCTGGGGGGTGTACGCGGGGTACGAGCTGTGCGAGAACACCCCGGTCCGTCACGGCAGTGAGGAGTACCTCGACTCGGAGAAGTACGAGATCCGGCCCAGGGACTGGGACGCCGCCGAGCGGGAGGGCCGTTCACTGGCCCCGCTCATCACCACGCTCAACCGGATCAGGCGCCGCCACCCGGCGCTTCAGCAGCTGCGCGACGTGCACTTCCACTCGTCCGACAACGACGCCCTGATCGTCTACAGCAAGCGCTCCGGTTCGAACATCGTTCTGATGGTCGTCAACCTCGACCCGCACCACACCCAGGAGGCGACCGTCTCGTTGGACATGCCGCAACTCGGCCTCGACCGGCACGAGAGCGTGCCGGTGCGCGACGAGCTCACCGGCACTTCCTATCACTGGGGCAGGACCTTCTATGTGCGTCTGGAGCCGGGCGTCACGCCCGCGCACATCGCCGTCCTGCGACCGTCCCCGCCGACCGGAGGGTCACCCACACCATGA
- the treS gene encoding maltose alpha-D-glucosyltransferase, protein MIVNEPVHDTFEDTPAKDRDPDWFKRAVFYEVLVRSFQDSNGDGIGDLKGITSKLDYLQWLGVDCLWLPPFFKSPLRDGGYDVSDYTAVLPEFGDLADFVEFVDAAHQRGMRVIIDFVMNHTSDQHDWFQQSRTDPDGPYGDYYVWADDDKQFQDARIIFVDTETSNWTFDPVRKQYYWHRFFSHQPDLNYENPAVQEEIISALRFWLDLGIDGFRVDAVPYLYQREGTNCENLPETHGFLKRVRKEIDANYPDTVLLAEANQWPEDVVDYFGDYQAGGDECHMAFHFPVMPRIFMAVRRESRYPVSEILAKTPAIPKNCQWGIFLRNHDELTLEMVTDEERDYMYAEYAKDPRMRANIGIRRRLAPLLDNDRNQIELFTALLLSLPGSPILYYGDEIGMGDNIWLGDRDAVRTPMQWTPDRNAGFSSSDPGRLYLPTIMDPVYGYQVTNVEASMASPSSLLHWTRRMIEIRKQNPAFGLGSYNELPSSNPAVLAFTREHGDDLVLCVHNFSRFAQPTELDLRSFNGRHPVELIGGVRFPAIGQWPYLLTLAGHGFYWFRLRKDAPPS, encoded by the coding sequence ATGATCGTCAATGAGCCCGTCCACGACACGTTCGAGGACACCCCGGCCAAGGACCGCGATCCCGACTGGTTCAAGCGTGCCGTCTTCTACGAAGTCCTCGTGCGGTCCTTCCAGGACTCCAACGGCGACGGCATCGGAGACCTGAAGGGCATCACCTCCAAACTGGACTACCTCCAGTGGCTGGGAGTCGACTGCCTCTGGCTGCCGCCGTTCTTCAAGTCACCGCTGCGCGACGGCGGTTACGACGTGTCCGACTACACCGCCGTGCTGCCGGAGTTCGGCGATCTCGCCGACTTCGTCGAGTTCGTCGACGCCGCGCACCAGCGCGGCATGCGCGTGATCATCGACTTCGTCATGAATCACACCAGCGATCAGCACGACTGGTTCCAGCAGTCCCGCACGGACCCCGACGGGCCGTACGGCGACTACTACGTCTGGGCCGACGACGACAAGCAGTTCCAGGACGCCCGGATCATCTTCGTCGACACCGAGACGTCCAACTGGACCTTCGACCCGGTGCGCAAGCAGTACTACTGGCACCGGTTCTTCTCGCACCAGCCCGACCTCAACTACGAGAACCCGGCGGTGCAGGAGGAGATCATCTCCGCGCTGCGCTTCTGGCTTGACCTGGGCATCGACGGCTTCCGCGTCGACGCCGTGCCCTACCTCTACCAGCGCGAGGGCACCAACTGCGAGAACCTCCCGGAGACCCACGGCTTCCTCAAGCGGGTCCGCAAGGAGATCGACGCCAACTACCCGGACACCGTGCTGCTGGCCGAGGCCAACCAGTGGCCGGAGGACGTCGTCGACTACTTCGGCGACTACCAGGCCGGCGGCGACGAGTGCCACATGGCGTTCCACTTCCCGGTGATGCCGCGGATCTTCATGGCGGTACGGCGCGAGAGCCGCTACCCGGTCTCGGAAATCCTGGCCAAGACCCCGGCCATCCCGAAGAACTGCCAGTGGGGCATCTTCCTGCGCAACCACGACGAGCTGACGCTCGAGATGGTCACGGACGAAGAGCGCGACTACATGTACGCGGAGTACGCCAAGGATCCGCGGATGCGGGCCAACATCGGCATCCGCCGCCGCCTCGCGCCACTGCTGGACAACGACCGCAACCAGATCGAGCTGTTCACCGCCCTGCTGCTGTCCCTGCCCGGGTCCCCGATCCTGTACTACGGGGACGAGATCGGGATGGGCGACAACATCTGGCTGGGCGACCGGGACGCCGTACGCACCCCGATGCAGTGGACGCCCGACCGCAACGCCGGCTTCTCCTCCAGCGATCCGGGGCGGCTCTACCTCCCCACGATCATGGATCCGGTCTACGGCTACCAGGTCACCAACGTCGAGGCGTCGATGGCCTCGCCGTCCTCGCTGCTGCACTGGACGCGGCGGATGATCGAGATCCGCAAGCAGAACCCGGCGTTCGGGCTCGGCTCCTACAACGAACTGCCCTCCTCCAACCCCGCCGTGCTCGCCTTCACCCGGGAGCACGGGGACGATCTCGTGCTGTGCGTCCACAACTTCTCGCGGTTCGCGCAGCCGACGGAACTCGATCTGAGATCCTTCAACGGGCGTCATCCGGTGGAGCTGATCGGCGGGGTGCGCTTCCCCGCCATCGGTCAGTGGCCCTACCTGCTGACTCTCGCCGGACACGGCTTCTACTGGTTCCGGCTGCGCAAGGACGCGCCGCCGAGCTGA
- a CDS encoding maltokinase N-terminal cap-like domain-containing protein, translating into MSEAASAQVTLANSTALLPSLGPLLHEWLPRQRWFAGKGRPITAFSLVSATEILPVDPAGSADTGPGLLHLLVRVHQPTMPAQPPIDCYQLLLGVRPALPPPLAPALIGRVADGPLAGLSVYEGLHDPRLATLLLERLRTPGRLGALRFDRGTASVPEGLAPRVLDTEQSNSSLVYGNAYILKIFRRVFPGTNPDLELPLALSGEGCGRVPAPVAWFEAATPERLTLGVLQPYLRGAQDGWQLALRALATGQDFTAEAHALGRATAEVHTSLAAALPTPALRGSRTDQLASAMVQRLEAAAHAVPELVPYVPGLRAAFDAVAALGRRGRSWATQRVHGDLHLGQTLRGTDGFWSLIDFEGEPARPLPERRSPQPPVRDVAGMLRSFDYAARSHRPWNDEWAARCRDAYCEGYARAAGADPRDEPELLRAHETDKAVYEVLYEARHRPDWLPVPMAAIHRLASVAD; encoded by the coding sequence ATGTCGGAGGCTGCATCCGCTCAGGTCACCCTGGCGAACAGCACAGCCCTGCTCCCGTCTCTCGGACCGCTGCTGCACGAATGGCTGCCCCGGCAGCGGTGGTTCGCGGGCAAGGGGCGGCCCATCACCGCCTTCTCGCTCGTCTCGGCGACCGAAATACTGCCGGTGGATCCCGCCGGCTCCGCCGACACCGGGCCCGGACTCCTGCATCTGCTGGTCCGGGTCCACCAGCCCACCATGCCCGCCCAGCCGCCCATCGACTGCTACCAGTTGCTGCTCGGCGTACGGCCCGCGCTGCCGCCCCCGCTCGCACCTGCCCTCATCGGCCGGGTGGCGGACGGGCCGCTGGCCGGACTGAGCGTCTACGAGGGGCTGCACGACCCGCGCCTGGCCACCCTGCTGCTGGAGCGGCTGCGCACCCCCGGCCGCCTCGGCGCCCTGCGCTTCGACCGGGGAACGGCCTCCGTCCCGGAGGGCCTGGCCCCCCGGGTCCTGGACACCGAGCAGTCCAACTCCTCGCTGGTGTACGGCAATGCGTACATCCTGAAGATCTTCCGCCGGGTGTTCCCGGGCACCAACCCCGATCTGGAGCTGCCGCTCGCGCTCTCCGGCGAGGGCTGCGGCCGGGTCCCCGCGCCCGTCGCCTGGTTCGAGGCCGCGACCCCGGAGCGGCTCACGCTGGGCGTGCTGCAGCCGTATCTGCGCGGTGCGCAGGACGGCTGGCAGCTCGCCCTGCGTGCGCTCGCCACCGGCCAGGACTTCACCGCCGAGGCGCACGCGCTGGGGCGGGCCACCGCCGAGGTGCACACCTCGCTCGCCGCCGCCCTGCCCACGCCGGCGCTGCGCGGTTCCCGGACCGACCAGCTGGCCTCGGCCATGGTGCAGCGGCTGGAGGCCGCCGCCCACGCGGTGCCGGAGCTGGTGCCGTACGTCCCCGGGCTGCGCGCCGCGTTCGACGCGGTGGCCGCGCTCGGCCGGCGGGGGCGCAGCTGGGCCACCCAGCGGGTGCACGGCGACCTCCATCTCGGCCAGACGCTGCGCGGGACCGACGGTTTCTGGTCACTGATCGACTTCGAGGGCGAGCCGGCCCGGCCGCTCCCGGAGCGCCGCAGCCCGCAGCCACCGGTCCGCGATGTCGCCGGGATGCTCCGCTCCTTCGACTACGCGGCCCGCTCGCACCGTCCGTGGAACGACGAGTGGGCGGCCCGCTGCCGGGACGCCTACTGCGAGGGCTACGCGCGCGCCGCGGGCGCCGACCCCCGCGACGAACCCGAGCTGCTGCGCGCCCACGAGACCGACAAGGCGGTGTACGAGGTGCTGTACGAGGCCCGGCACCGGCCCGACTGGCTCCCGGTCCCGATGGCCGCGATCCACCGTCTGGCATCGGTCGCCGACTGA
- the glgB gene encoding 1,4-alpha-glucan branching enzyme — protein sequence MTARKPSRNAPDPAPPATEAPLSAAPHPAPAEHAEAVAGPATGTIAPAQADTPSAAPAAPPAKRAKRSAPPRPRSAGGQGVRPARPLDDADRGRLLAGEHHAPHDLLGAHQIRGGVVFRVLRPYARSVTVLAKGLRTQLHDDGDGFFSGLLPMPAVPEYQLLVAYEDNEIEVQDPYRFLPALGDLDLHLIGEGRHEELWTALGARTMEHQGVTGTRFTVWAPNARGVRVCGDFNYWDGTGFPMRSLGSTGVWELFLPAIGEGALYKFDICRPDGSHTMRADPMARHTEVPPSNASVVTASHHVWQDQEWMAHRGDVPVHEAPLSVYELHLGSWRPGLTYRQLAEQLPAYVSDLGFTHVELMPVSEHPFGGSWGYQVTGFYAPTSRMGSPDDFRFLVDALHRAGIGVIVDWVPAHFPRDDWALAEFDGRPLYEHADPQRAAHPDWGTLEFDYGRTEVRNFLVANATYWCEEFHIDGLRVDAVASMLYLDYSREEGEWSPNEHGGRENLDAVAFLQEMNATVYRRNPGVVTIAEESTAWDGVTRATHHVGPGGFGGLGFGLKWNMGWMHDSLEYVSKEPVHRKYHHHEMTFSMVYAYSENYVLPISHDEVVHGKRSLVSKMPGDWWQQRANHRAYLGFMWAHPGKQLLFMGQEFAQGAEWSEGHGPDWWLLDPSYAAESDHRGVRTLVSDLNAVYGATPALWQRDTVPEGFAWVDGDAAEDNVFAFLRHDAQGAPLLAVCNFSPVVRHDYRIGVPDGPAAWEEVLNTDAARYGGGDVRNEGPQKPEAVSAHGRATSLALTLPPLATVWLRPA from the coding sequence GTGACCGCCCGCAAGCCGTCCCGCAACGCCCCCGATCCGGCTCCCCCCGCCACCGAGGCCCCCCTCTCCGCAGCCCCCCACCCGGCCCCCGCCGAGCACGCGGAGGCCGTCGCGGGCCCCGCGACCGGGACCATCGCCCCGGCCCAGGCGGACACCCCGTCCGCCGCTCCGGCCGCGCCCCCGGCCAAGCGCGCCAAGCGGTCGGCCCCGCCCAGGCCCCGCAGCGCCGGCGGTCAGGGGGTGCGCCCGGCCCGGCCCCTCGACGACGCGGACCGGGGACGGCTCCTGGCGGGCGAGCACCACGCGCCGCACGATCTGCTCGGCGCGCACCAGATCCGCGGCGGGGTGGTGTTCCGGGTGCTGCGCCCGTACGCCCGCAGTGTCACCGTGCTGGCCAAGGGGCTGCGCACCCAGCTGCACGACGACGGCGACGGGTTCTTCTCCGGGCTGCTGCCGATGCCGGCGGTGCCCGAGTACCAGCTCCTGGTGGCCTACGAGGACAACGAGATCGAGGTCCAGGACCCGTACCGCTTCCTGCCGGCGCTCGGCGATCTCGATCTGCATCTGATCGGTGAGGGCCGGCACGAGGAGCTGTGGACCGCGCTCGGCGCCCGGACGATGGAGCACCAGGGCGTCACCGGCACCCGGTTCACTGTGTGGGCGCCCAACGCGCGCGGGGTCCGTGTCTGCGGGGACTTCAACTACTGGGACGGCACCGGCTTCCCGATGCGTTCGCTCGGCTCCACCGGGGTGTGGGAGCTGTTCCTCCCCGCGATCGGTGAGGGCGCGCTGTACAAGTTCGACATCTGCCGCCCGGACGGCTCGCACACCATGCGTGCCGACCCGATGGCCCGGCACACCGAGGTGCCGCCCTCCAACGCCTCGGTGGTCACGGCCTCGCACCATGTCTGGCAGGACCAGGAATGGATGGCCCACCGGGGCGACGTGCCCGTGCACGAGGCGCCGCTCTCGGTCTACGAGCTGCATCTCGGCTCCTGGCGACCGGGGCTGACCTACCGGCAGCTCGCCGAGCAACTGCCCGCCTACGTCAGTGATCTGGGCTTCACACATGTGGAGCTGATGCCGGTCTCCGAGCACCCCTTCGGCGGCTCGTGGGGCTACCAGGTCACCGGCTTCTACGCGCCGACGTCCCGGATGGGCTCGCCCGACGACTTCCGCTTCCTGGTGGACGCGCTGCACCGGGCCGGGATCGGGGTCATCGTCGACTGGGTGCCCGCGCACTTCCCGCGCGACGACTGGGCGCTCGCCGAGTTCGACGGCCGTCCGCTGTACGAGCACGCGGACCCGCAGCGGGCCGCGCACCCGGACTGGGGCACCCTGGAGTTCGACTACGGCCGCACCGAGGTGCGCAACTTCCTGGTCGCCAACGCCACGTACTGGTGCGAGGAGTTCCACATCGACGGGCTGCGGGTGGACGCGGTCGCCTCGATGCTCTACCTCGACTACTCGCGCGAGGAGGGGGAGTGGTCCCCCAACGAGCACGGCGGCCGGGAGAACCTGGACGCCGTCGCCTTCCTCCAGGAGATGAACGCGACGGTCTACCGGCGCAACCCCGGCGTCGTCACCATCGCCGAGGAGTCGACGGCCTGGGACGGTGTCACGCGCGCCACCCACCATGTGGGCCCGGGCGGCTTCGGCGGTCTCGGCTTCGGGCTGAAGTGGAACATGGGCTGGATGCACGACTCCCTGGAGTACGTGTCGAAGGAGCCGGTGCACCGCAAGTACCACCACCACGAGATGACGTTCTCGATGGTGTACGCGTACAGCGAGAACTACGTGCTGCCGATCTCGCACGACGAGGTGGTGCACGGCAAGCGGTCGCTGGTCAGCAAGATGCCGGGCGACTGGTGGCAGCAGCGGGCCAACCACCGCGCCTACCTGGGCTTCATGTGGGCCCACCCGGGCAAGCAACTGCTCTTCATGGGGCAGGAGTTCGCCCAGGGCGCGGAGTGGTCGGAGGGCCACGGCCCGGACTGGTGGCTGCTCGATCCCTCGTACGCGGCGGAGAGCGACCACCGGGGTGTGCGGACGCTGGTCAGCGATCTGAACGCGGTGTACGGGGCGACGCCCGCGCTCTGGCAGCGCGACACCGTGCCGGAGGGCTTCGCCTGGGTGGACGGGGACGCGGCCGAGGACAACGTCTTCGCCTTCCTGCGCCATGACGCGCAGGGGGCCCCGCTGCTGGCCGTCTGCAACTTCTCGCCGGTGGTGCGGCACGACTACCGGATCGGGGTGCCGGACGGCCCTGCGGCCTGGGAGGAGGTCCTGAACACGGACGCGGCCCGGTACGGCGGCGGTGACGTGCGCAACGAGGGCCCGCAGAAGCCGGAGGCCGTATCCGCGCACGGCAGGGCGACGAGCCTGGCGCTGACGCTCCCGCCGCTCGCGACGGTGTGGCTGCGGCCCGCCTGA
- a CDS encoding haloacid dehalogenase-like hydrolase: MRTRHVLAWTSAVTAALAVAAAAGPVAAAPAGRVSVTPAARCPQLSGTLPWYGDNRARLQRVIDERGTCHRKGGPRPVAAFDWDNTITKNDVTDATISWSLRHDKILRPAGWKDTSKWLTDAADRALTEACGTDVEVGAPLPTSTDTRCADEILQIREDGSTMSGEAAFAGEWNHRRTVPQYAWVPQLFAGHTVPELRAYTEAARREALAAPVGATRTVGTHVLPAYVRYYEQQRDLVRTLRKAGFDVWIVSAGSEPVTEVWSRGIGIDRAHTVAIRSVLDGRGRITTRNEGCGGVGVTEGEAIPYIDGKRCWINQEIYGIRGRAAWNRQAPQRRIAIGGGDADTDVTFVGDATGAHLVLNRNKNEVMCRAYDNADGRWVVNPMFIEPLPRRRAAYPCATAAYTEPGGALGPVRRGDGSVVPDQRDTVY; encoded by the coding sequence ATGCGTACTCGACATGTACTCGCGTGGACCTCGGCCGTGACGGCCGCACTCGCGGTCGCGGCCGCGGCCGGCCCGGTGGCCGCCGCCCCGGCCGGTCGCGTGTCCGTGACACCGGCGGCCCGCTGCCCCCAGCTCTCCGGCACGCTTCCCTGGTACGGCGACAACCGGGCCCGGCTGCAGCGCGTCATCGACGAGCGCGGCACCTGCCACCGCAAGGGCGGACCGCGCCCGGTCGCGGCGTTCGACTGGGACAACACCATCACCAAGAACGACGTCACCGACGCCACCATCAGCTGGTCCCTGCGGCACGACAAGATCCTCCGGCCCGCCGGCTGGAAGGACACCAGCAAATGGTTGACCGACGCCGCGGACCGGGCCCTCACCGAGGCCTGCGGCACCGATGTCGAGGTGGGGGCGCCCCTGCCCACCTCCACCGACACCCGCTGTGCCGACGAGATCCTCCAGATCCGCGAGGACGGCAGCACCATGAGCGGCGAGGCCGCCTTCGCGGGGGAGTGGAACCACCGGCGTACCGTCCCGCAGTACGCCTGGGTGCCCCAGCTGTTCGCCGGGCACACCGTCCCCGAACTGCGGGCGTACACCGAGGCCGCCCGCAGGGAGGCCCTCGCCGCGCCGGTCGGCGCGACCCGCACCGTCGGCACCCACGTCCTGCCGGCCTACGTCCGGTACTACGAACAGCAGCGCGACCTCGTCCGCACGCTCCGGAAGGCCGGATTCGACGTCTGGATCGTCTCGGCGGGCTCCGAACCGGTCACCGAGGTCTGGTCGCGCGGCATCGGGATCGACCGCGCGCACACCGTCGCCATCCGCTCCGTGCTCGACGGCAGGGGCCGCATCACGACCAGGAACGAGGGCTGCGGCGGGGTGGGCGTCACCGAGGGCGAGGCCATCCCGTACATCGACGGCAAGCGGTGCTGGATCAACCAGGAGATCTACGGGATCCGGGGCCGGGCCGCCTGGAACCGGCAGGCCCCGCAGCGGCGGATCGCGATCGGCGGCGGTGACGCCGACACCGATGTGACGTTCGTCGGCGATGCCACGGGCGCCCACCTCGTGCTCAACCGCAACAAGAACGAGGTGATGTGCCGCGCCTACGACAACGCCGACGGCCGCTGGGTCGTGAACCCCATGTTCATCGAGCCGCTGCCCCGCAGGAGGGCGGCCTACCCCTGCGCGACCGCCGCCTACACCGAGCCGGGAGGCGCCCTCGGCCCCGTGCGGCGGGGCGACGGGAGCGTCGTACCGGACCAGCGGGACACGGTGTACTGA
- the trxA gene encoding thioredoxin yields MIHAQGVAEVTDETFDAEVLGAALPVLVDFTADWCGPCRQLAPVLSAVAGEEAGRLKVVQIDVDHNPGIASRYAVLSMPTLMVFRAGEPVKSMVGARPKRRLLQELGDVLPAAV; encoded by the coding sequence ATGATCCATGCGCAGGGCGTCGCCGAGGTCACCGACGAGACCTTCGACGCGGAGGTGCTGGGAGCCGCGCTCCCGGTCCTCGTCGACTTCACCGCCGACTGGTGCGGACCGTGCCGCCAGCTGGCCCCGGTGCTCAGCGCCGTCGCGGGCGAGGAGGCCGGCCGGCTCAAGGTGGTGCAGATCGACGTGGACCACAACCCGGGCATCGCGAGTCGCTACGCGGTGCTGTCGATGCCGACCCTGATGGTGTTCCGCGCGGGCGAGCCCGTGAAGTCCATGGTGGGCGCCCGGCCGAAGCGCCGGCTGCTCCAGGAGCTCGGGGACGTGCTTCCGGCGGCGGTCTGA
- a CDS encoding MerR family transcriptional regulator, which yields MRIGELAERAGTTPRALRYYESRGLLPARRAVNGYRTYDESDLRLLQQIRTLQDFGFELEETRPFVECLRAGHPAGDACPASLAVYRRKLDELDALIGQLRTVREEVGAQLARAELEASAEVPGGPEPRCELNWEDGT from the coding sequence ATGCGAATCGGGGAGCTGGCCGAACGGGCCGGGACGACGCCGCGGGCACTGCGCTACTACGAGTCGCGCGGGCTGCTGCCCGCCCGGCGGGCGGTGAACGGCTACCGCACCTACGACGAGAGCGATCTGCGGCTGCTCCAGCAGATCCGTACCCTCCAGGACTTCGGCTTCGAACTGGAGGAGACCCGCCCCTTCGTGGAGTGCCTGCGGGCCGGCCATCCGGCCGGTGACGCCTGCCCCGCCTCGCTGGCCGTCTACCGGCGCAAGCTCGACGAGCTGGACGCGCTGATCGGACAGCTGCGGACGGTCCGCGAGGAGGTGGGCGCCCAGCTGGCCCGCGCCGAACTGGAGGCCTCCGCCGAGGTGCCCGGCGGCCCCGAGCCACGATGTGAACTGAACTGGGAGGACGGGACATGA